GATGTCCTACATCATCcgaaacaacaacaacagaagAGAAGAACAGCTGTAATAATGGATCCAACATTCCCACACAGCCGGAGAGGAAGTTACTGTAAACCTGGACTTTGTCAAACTAATTTATACTGTATGGTGACGTAGACTGACACCTTGTTTAGATTGTCAGAAATTGGTGAAAACGTGGGTGAGAAAAGTTCACGTCCGTTCTGTTTGATCCCTTGGGAGATTCCTACGCATGCAACAGAGATCAGACTCTCGTTACCTTCTGTAAAAACTGAATGACCCCATGAGATACGAATGCCAACCCCCATCCTGGGATCTGTCCGTCTCATCCACATATACACTGACAACAAGCACCGCTCCTAATAAGGTACGCCGAGCCAGTTCTGCTGTAAATATCCCTCAGGCCTGAGacggagagaaagagagagagaggaagggaGGGCGGAGAGGAAAAAGTCTGGGGAAAAGAGAAGCGGATGGATTGCGGCCTTATAAGGGTAAAGCCGCTCTTTTCCCAGGGTCTGGAACCCCAAACCTCGGCACGCTGCCAAGAGAAACGCAATAGGGTTTAGTGCTATCTAGTGGCTGAGTTGTGTAAAGACTGGATTTGATTTGTATTATCTTAATGTTATACTAGGCCTTCAATTGCTACAAAGAAATTTTGGGaattttatattacatttacattttatttttttatccaaagcaacttgcacAAGCTATACATGTTGATCAGTATGCATgatccctgggttcgaacccacatacttttgcactgctaatgcaatgctataccactgagctacagaaatacaaaaaaaatgacagACTGTAGTAATGCACTTAACAGAAGaactaaaatatgtatgaatgcttttgtatctttaaaaaaaacaagtacTGCCTTGGGGGTCctccaaaatatttaaatgcaatttttttgcattaataagttaataataaaattaaaagttaaaataaagAGCATTATGTTACCATGATAAAATCTATGTCAATGCTATGTAGCATGcctaatattattttttaacataacCATCATAAGTCGTCGTCTCTCTATCCATTAAGGGATCCTTGGCCTGAAAAAGATTGAAGAGCTCTGGTTTAAATGTATGGTATTGTGAGGTCTTAAACCACTTTAGTTGATGTGTTAAGCTGATTTTCCAAGCCAGTTAAGCCTTATCTCTCATGTAGGCTGCTCTATGTAGGACTGTTGCTTTTCTTTTAAGCAGTATTTTCTTTTCACACAATAAGGTTCACTATCTAGACTgaaaaaaaagagtgaaaaacagtaatgtaaataaataagagCTGTTTAGTACCGAAAATTTGAACTGGCATTGTAAACGAGGTAAACACTGTGACTGAGGAGGTCAATAATGAATTTAAGATATGACCTCTTTAGGAGCAAATCCGTGCAGATCGGTTTGTAAAGAGATATTTGTTGGTATTGCATCTGCACTTAACATAATACCAGAGTAAATTGGTTGGAATTCTTTTCTAAACAATTTGTTTAAACAAATGGGTGACCTTGCATTTTTGTtgaaatttaataatttaattgaaaaaataCCAGTTAGGCTCGCTAATTTCCATAAACAAGCTCTAGCGGGATGGACTCTGGCCTACGGATACTTTTCCCTAGGAGATTTTGCATTTGGAACAAAGATATggtgtaaaaaaatataaaacttttctGTGATCAATGGTATGaaaataatttactttttttttttttaacaaatgtacCAATTAAATCCAAGGAATTTGCTGTTTTGATGGATGCGGAAGAGGTATTGactttttttgaagaaaaaaattgcaGGATAGAGATCCAAACCTTAATGACATCAAGGGTAAAATCTAATATAGGAgatgtaaatatattttcacaaataactatattaaaaacaaatttaatagAGTTGTTTATCCCCCAGCTTGTTTCTTTTGGACTTCTGCTTTTTGGGAATGTGAATTGGTGTTAAGTTTGGGAACAGTGgacaattttttataataataaaataaaataccttttaaaggtttcttttaaaataatgcatataCCCAGTTAAACAAGTTGGACAGGTTTAAATTGAATATCGATTACTCATGTTGTTTTTGTCAAGTTGAAAAGGAAACCATTTTCCATTATTTTTCAATAGTATGAATACAAAGATGTTTTGGGTTGAATTGGAAcgatttattttgaaataaattgAACATTGTTTTACAGCTAACTGTATTGGACatattaataatgattaaacACATGATAAGGAAAATCATTATCTCATTCAAATGTTGATTTAACTGGGGAAATTCATATTCATAAAGTGAAATGGTCTGACTTCAAACCAAATTAGCctcattttaaaaatgtgcttAAGAATTATTGTGTTATGCTAaagaattataaaataaaataataaagttaaaaatagtaaaaaaaatcagataaaGCTTATAAGATTACAAGCAAATgtgaaaatttaaatgacacacttttctccttttttttttggtttgtcAATTAACTTTGGCTTGTAATTGTGTAGTAATTGTATACTTTTAATTGGAATGTTTCTTATTGTACTgatattataaaaaacaatatcaGAGTAGGCTACCCTGACCAACCTGATGCCGggtttaaaatgttgttaagTTACGTGGAATAATTTTGCATTCAAAAATTAGTTTATCATGAAATaccctctttaaaaaaaaaatgctttcttATACGTAAGCCTCTATAAAGACAAGTTATAGAAATAAGCATTTATTTAGGTATTAATTTTAAAGCGGTGTTTAACTCTTTAACATGTATAAAAATGAATTACTTAACATCTTTTATCGTGTGTCTGTAACATTTTTAAAGCTTCAGTGAAAACGTGGTGAAGTAATCGTAGGCTACTCGACAATAatgaccgtttctcaatccgaaggctgcagcctccggaggtcgcatttgcaggttgcatacgtcatcaagacggtcttatttcagaaaattAACAATTAAAAGTTGgctattatttttaattaatcgtaatttgttgtaatatgcttatgtcttgcgaatgtaatgctcaaaaaacttaattaaaCCAGGTTTGaagacgtatgcagcctgcatatgtgacctccggaggctgcagccttcggattgagaaacggccaatgTGTTCAGCGCGGAGAAAAGTAACAGGTCAACGTGGCACGTGACCACACTCTCTACGTGGTCTTCGGCAGCggtcttgaaaataatttaccACTAAATAGCACTTTGTGATTTTTAACAGACATCACATTAAAGCACGCAGTCGAACATATCATATATGATTAAAACATgatacttatttttttttagacttATCGTATCTGAAACAACGTCCGGTTCGCTAAGTCCCGCCCATTTTAAGTTGTTTGCTTTTCTGCCCAGCGGCAACTTTTGATTAGTTCACAACCACAACACATGAGGAATATTTGATATTTGAACAGTAAGTATTGCCACTTTTATCGTGACTTAAAATAGCTTTGTCTTAAACGTGTAGCTTTtaaagtgagtgagtgaaagtTTGAGATCTACTTTATGTCTGCATTGGTAAAGCTGGTAATGCTTTACTTTGTTTAGTTAATAATAAACAACGTTACAAAGTTCTGTTATACGCAGTTTTCATGAGATCTGCCGTAAGAGTAAACCCAGTAAATCTCACAAAAACAATTGTATACATTACCACCAAAAAgctttttaatattattgtGCATATTTTGCTGAATAATATTTAAGGAATATTTAGGTttttaatcaatgtgacataatttgatgatatataaaaattaaagctaatctatattttaaaattttatagACATCTATATATTTGCTTTTGATAACTTCTAACttattaagaaaaaatatttgtgcAATATCTGTTCGTTTCATATgtttaaaaactttaatatgatttagggctgtcaaaagattaatcgcgattaatcgattccaaaataaaagtttgtgtttacataacatgtgtgtgtactgcgtgtaaatattatgtatttataaatacaccagacaatcatgtatatatttaagaaatatttgcctttaaattagggatgggcattcgattaaatttttttagtcgatcgtcgggagaattaacgatcgactatcgattaatcattaatatttttatcataaaaaataattatttaacttttataattaaaaaatgttgaatacaaaaatacagcgcgttttcctccatgagacctttattacaagatcaacttgtggcaaacagttaaactacatttagttagacaaacggaacatatatgcgcttgaatatgcggtgctctaaagcagcagaacctgcagctgcgagctgcattcttaaacagagacttaatttgttccaaaaaatcatgacctcttcatgattatttttttgaaatcaaaATGGAAGGTCAGAGGTAACAAagtatggtgtcaaatattgcaccctggtggtaaaatgttgaattgctgccacacagtgaaattcatttaattgcttcaagacccacgctacgctaggcaacgcaacctgcattagattaaaaaaagtattcgattaatcaataacaaattaacgtcatcgactaaattcttaacgatcaattatcgatcatcgattaatcatgcccatccctactttaaatactgtatatacatttatagaatttatataaatataaatattttttcttgaatatatacatgattgggtgtgtttttatatataaataataattatacacagtacacacactgttaaaatgttatgtaaacacaaacttttattttggatgcgattattgcgattaatcttttgacagccctatttttaaAAGCTATAAAAAATTGAAAGTATcattattgtaaaatattttgtatattacAATGTATTCTTCATTATTTACCATTTGACCTTATAATGTCATAAAAGGTCAAATGATGCGTTATTTTAAGAGACTACTGACCCTGACACACAATCATGATGAGTGACCACAGGGTTCTTCATCATGACTTCCTGTTTCATAGGTTTGTCATCACATGACAACAAAACgacttactgtatgttttatACACTGTACATCCGTTTAGCCTAAAGTGTCTTACGTTTACACATGATTTCTTTATGCTTAAATTTTTTCAGGTATCAGCAAAAATGAACTCTGACGCTGTTGACCCATACATCTTCACCTCTGAGACACTGCCCTCTGACCCCCGCTTCATGCCACCACTCACCAATGGACTGCTGGGATGGAGAGTGTTTGATAAAATTATGCATATGGGCGGGGTTTataatggagagggcggggctTGTCACCGTGCCGACATTCCATGTCCGCTGGCTGTACAAATAAAGCCGGAGGAAGTGGGACGTCATACGTACAAGTTAGACATGCGTGCAGGTTAGACCTAAAGTCTTTCCTATAAACAAGCATCAAATTCATGATATATTCACTCTGTAATGTCTCTCTTTCTTTAAACCAGGTGTATTCTCTCACACTGTAGTCACGCCTCGTGTTGAAGCTTCTCAGGTTTTGTACGCTCACCGGCAGCATTCAAACCTCCTAATCATGGAGGTTCACCTTCAGCGTCTGGAGACCTGTGCTCAACCAATCAAAGTTCACTTAGACAGTTCTTTCAACCCTCAGAGTGATGACATCACTTTTCAAAAAGCACCCGACTACAAGGGAGGGAGGTACATCTTTATTTCCTGCTAATGGTTTTTTGATATCACCGTTGTAGGCCATCCTCCTTACCCTAAACATAAGCGATATGCAATGTTTTTTCAGGCATATTTTTGGACAGACAATCTCTTCAGAGGTTCCTGGAGCAATCCGTCCATTTGTGCACCTGATCTGGACGCCCATCACAACTTCTGTAACACTCCTGCCCGACCAAAGCCACTCCAGCTGGGTTTTCCTGGTTGCTGTTGGCGGAAACAGCGAGAGTGCCCAGTCATATTACGATACCGGTTTGGAGCTCATTGCTTCCAGTGACTTAAGCCCCTCCCATCTGAGGAGTTGGGCGGAGCTGTGGACAGGAAGCAGCATAGAGGTGGTGGGACCAGAAACCCTGAAccgtgctctgattggctgcatGTTTTATCTTCTCAGTGCATTCCCATCTTTTAATGAAGCACCCAAGCCGTTTGGCGGAGTCAGTCCTGGGGGTTTGTCTAATGGGGGCAAAGATGAAGATTACCTTGGACATGTGTTTTGGGACCAGGTGTGTCACACAGGGCATCAGGATGCCCAAATTAGGGTCATCAATctgtatataaaaatgtttatatatagaTATGTGACCTTCTGGCTTTCAAACAGGACATGTGGATGTACCCTGGTATTGCGCTGTTTTATCCTAAACTGGCCAAGGATGTACTGGAATACCGTTTTGGGACAGTAGAGGGCGCTCATGCTAACGCTAAACAGATGGGGTACAAGGTACAGTCGGTAGTTGGTCGTTCTTGCAGGCAGCCTTCTATAAACTGACAGTATGCACTAAAGTCATGAATTGTAAATTTTATGAGTGCTACTACACATTTTTTGGTCGAAGAAAAATCTTGCTCTTTCCTCAGGGATTGAAGTTTCCATGGGAGGGCGCAGTAACGGGACGTGACGTTTGTCCAGATGACCTCATAGTACAGCAAGAAATCCACATTAATGGAGACGTGGTTCTGGCTTTCAAGCAATACTTTTATCTCACACAGGTACAGATACTGCAAGCACACAGTTTCCCATACTAGCGCAGGAACACATCCGAACATCTGTGTTTGTTCTCCACATAGGACATTGAGATGTTCAAGGAAGGGCGTGGCAGCGAGGTGGTGTGGGGCGTGGCCGACTACTGGGTTTCCAGGGTTACATGGGACCCTACCAAGCAGGAGTACCATATCAAAGGTACGAAAAGTGATATCAGTCATATCACTTTCGTTTAGCAATTTTGTAAACTTTGTAACTTGTATAGCACTTATCATTTAATTGCCTCCTTTAGATGAATTTCTTTATTGTTGTCCTCATTATTTTAAGTCGCTTCGGATTAAAGTGTCtactaaatgttttattttctattCTTAGTATATATACAAACTGACATTTTGTTTCTGTATTGTTTGTCCATAAGGAGTGATACCTCCTGATGAGTACTACACCAATGTTGACAACTCGGTGTTCACAAATGCTGTTGCCCAGtgcaggtgtgtgtttgtgtgcatcaTTAGTAAGgcaagcatcactattactattgcttaTAGAAGGTCAACTATTACACTGAGttaatgttactgtgtaaaattaaaagggacatttcataagacttttttaagatgtcaaaaaaacatttggggCTCTATCTAACACCCGgtgcaatgcgcgacgcaagtgtcttttgcaagtttccaccctgcgcaattatcattttcacgtttagcgccacgttgtttaaatagcaaatgcattttgcattctggtctgaaaacgaggtgtgttcaggcccattgttggcgcgttgctattttgaggcaactaaaatagactaagccattgaccaacaaaaacctgctctaaagtctatggcgcaatatgttttttgttatttaaagagcgcattagtaatatgcgcctataaacgggacaacagcgcgggtttgcttatcacatacatgaatgcgcagcagcacaaaaacacttttaaatgtgaaagattaaagaattgaatgtaaaagattattattgagtctcttggacataaatgaggactaattatgagacgttagaaagcgcaaagagctgcttcacctgtagcctggtaagtaaacaaatgctttgctttaaacaaatgcatctgtttttaaatgtttttaaaatgctatcttacggatttattgtacatgatgacactgtacctgtggatatggtgagatgagaaacattttaagtaatgctttgtaaaaaaaacccaTATGGTGCTGTTCTAATGCTGAAATGCTTCGGCTCTCTGCACGTTTGTAAAtcctttatctcttgtttgtatttttagagtacaaaccttttcttgcatatttgcaaattattttatgagattacattgattatgtaggatatcaatacatttatagCAATTTaaagcctgctatttgtacttctatgactgagaaaaacaaaaaggcttttaaaaaattaaaatttcaataaaaatgaaaacaacacatttttaacattattcttaaactggtggtcttcttcctccgcttagtttttcagtttacaaggtccgttatctaaatagggattacgcACAGCGCCagtgcaactggcttttaaaggggatgagagataagactctcattggtttattgcacgttacgcccaaaacacacccattactcattaggaaaatatgtacAACCCTTTTCTGTCACGACAGGGTTGgagagacaggacgcaaacgcagAGTTCGAaccaataaataacatttaataataaaactggAAACAAAACACGAGTAGTAAAATAACAGGCATGTAagtaacacaggaacatccaacgtGAACAGGAACAGACATGGAAGTAATGACAATGACAATCTACCGGCAACCGGTGTGACAGAAACAAGGCATATAAATACAAAGACAATTAAACATAAGACAGGTGTGGTGTATTGGCTTAATGAGTCAATGAGAGTCCAGGTGAGACGGATCAGTGcaa
The DNA window shown above is from Paramisgurnus dabryanus chromosome 23, PD_genome_1.1, whole genome shotgun sequence and carries:
- the pgghg gene encoding protein-glucosylgalactosylhydroxylysine glucosidase, with amino-acid sequence MNSDAVDPYIFTSETLPSDPRFMPPLTNGLLGWRVFDKIMHMGGVYNGEGGACHRADIPCPLAVQIKPEEVGRHTYKLDMRAGVFSHTVVTPRVEASQVLYAHRQHSNLLIMEVHLQRLETCAQPIKVHLDSSFNPQSDDITFQKAPDYKGGRHIFGQTISSEVPGAIRPFVHLIWTPITTSVTLLPDQSHSSWVFLVAVGGNSESAQSYYDTGLELIASSDLSPSHLRSWAELWTGSSIEVVGPETLNRALIGCMFYLLSAFPSFNEAPKPFGGVSPGGLSNGGKDEDYLGHVFWDQDMWMYPGIALFYPKLAKDVLEYRFGTVEGAHANAKQMGYKGLKFPWEGAVTGRDVCPDDLIVQQEIHINGDVVLAFKQYFYLTQDIEMFKEGRGSEVVWGVADYWVSRVTWDPTKQEYHIKGVIPPDEYYTNVDNSVFTNAVAQCSLRFAVELASLLSHPSPNEWEDIADKIKIPFDPELKYHPEFDGYTQGTKVKQADTVLLGYPLGMSMTPEVRQNDLETYEAVTDPLGPAMTWGMFAVGWLELGETQKAQQLLEKCFKNIQKPFQVWSETSDGSGCVNFLTGMGGFLQAVLFGYTGFRVQRESLAFAPLLPKEVDALSVKGVSYLGNKMDWLVKSTEVSVTVRKPAEGSGSKEPDALEVVLNTGTTIPLNPGQSVTFPRQPGQIRKQNSGSYCWPL